One window of the Archangium primigenium genome contains the following:
- a CDS encoding CheR family methyltransferase, giving the protein MTDAECQELLRWAAPRLGLRLEGFRRVRGQVGKRVTRRMTALGVPGLAAYLVRLEGDAAERAVLDALCRVTVSRFFRDRAVFDVLGDVLLPGVLAEARARGGSCLRVWSAGCASGEEPYSVSVLFRRGLAPRFPEFHLDLVATDADVALLARARRGCYARATLREVPAAWSEEALAAEGPLWCVRPAWREGLDFRPQDLREHMPEGPFHLVLCRNVAFTYFAPPVQRRVLAGLLHRLVPGGLLVIGAQEALPAPPEGLVRAAGPEAPVWRWLGPGKP; this is encoded by the coding sequence ATGACGGACGCCGAGTGCCAGGAGTTGCTGCGCTGGGCCGCGCCCCGTCTGGGCTTGCGGCTGGAGGGGTTTCGCCGGGTGCGGGGCCAGGTGGGCAAGCGCGTCACCCGGCGGATGACGGCGCTCGGCGTGCCGGGGCTGGCCGCCTACCTCGTGCGGCTGGAGGGGGATGCCGCCGAGCGCGCCGTGCTGGACGCGCTGTGTCGTGTCACCGTGTCCCGCTTCTTCCGGGACCGGGCCGTCTTCGACGTGCTGGGCGACGTGCTGTTGCCGGGCGTCTTGGCGGAGGCGCGGGCCCGGGGCGGGTCGTGCCTGCGGGTGTGGAGCGCCGGCTGCGCCTCGGGCGAGGAGCCCTATTCGGTGTCCGTCCTCTTCCGGCGGGGCCTCGCGCCGCGCTTCCCGGAGTTCCACCTGGACCTGGTGGCCACGGACGCGGATGTCGCGCTGCTGGCCCGGGCCCGGCGGGGCTGCTACGCCCGGGCCACGCTGCGCGAGGTGCCCGCCGCGTGGAGCGAGGAGGCCCTCGCCGCCGAGGGCCCCCTGTGGTGCGTGCGCCCCGCCTGGCGCGAGGGCCTGGACTTCCGCCCTCAGGACCTGCGCGAGCACATGCCCGAGGGCCCCTTCCACCTCGTGCTCTGCCGCAACGTGGCCTTCACCTACTTCGCCCCGCCCGTGCAGCGGCGCGTGCTGGCGGGCCTGCTGCACCGGCTCGTTCCCGGGGGCCTGCTCGTCATCGGCGCCCAGGAGGCCCTGCCCGCGCCCCCCGAGGGCCTCGTGCGCGCCGCCGGTCCCGAGGCGCCGGTATGGCGCTGGCTCGGCCCCGGCAAGCCCTGA
- a CDS encoding DUF2267 domain-containing protein yields the protein MSDTPPGNPQSRGDKRRPTRPGAQSASFLTHLSEARGVDSQVAEKAAVAVLTGLLRQFEPGDDADAPDPLALKLLELLPVSRPLVQVQASAEPEVPSDTLLPDVARAVGQDADAVEPLVRAVFQGLREYLTEAEAQELERLLSWDLQHLWRRTQ from the coding sequence ATGTCCGACACCCCCCCGGGCAACCCGCAGAGCCGGGGCGACAAGCGTCGTCCCACGCGTCCCGGAGCCCAGTCCGCCTCCTTCCTCACCCACCTGTCCGAGGCCCGTGGCGTGGACTCCCAGGTGGCCGAGAAGGCCGCCGTGGCCGTCCTCACCGGGCTGCTCCGGCAGTTCGAGCCCGGTGACGACGCGGATGCGCCGGACCCGCTGGCGCTCAAGCTCCTGGAGCTCCTGCCGGTCTCGCGGCCCTTGGTCCAAGTCCAGGCGTCCGCCGAGCCGGAGGTGCCCTCCGATACCCTTCTGCCCGACGTGGCGCGCGCCGTGGGTCAGGACGCCGACGCGGTGGAGCCGCTCGTGCGCGCCGTCTTCCAGGGCCTGCGCGAGTACCTCACCGAGGCCGAGGCCCAGGAGCTGGAGCGCCTCTTGTCCTGGGACCTGCAACACCTGTGGCGGCGCACCCAGTAG
- a CDS encoding START domain-containing protein yields the protein MTRAMGRWVLLMACLMGTAQAAESKDWSTERRDGMVIRTRPRADIPGGKDFWAEGELAADLDALRAALKDHEQFRRWMPHVTESRVLAQEPGGSRVTYTQLDLPIVSNRDYVLRVSEEEGQDAEGRATFLQRWAPAHGVVPERRGVVRLLRNMGSWHFTAKPEGGVHFVYRFTVEAGGSVPSFLASVGQMDAVVETVRALEKRALALAQETPAPAP from the coding sequence GTGACGCGGGCGATGGGTCGGTGGGTGCTGCTGATGGCGTGTCTCATGGGCACGGCCCAGGCGGCGGAATCCAAGGACTGGAGCACGGAGCGGCGCGACGGCATGGTCATCCGCACGCGTCCACGGGCGGACATTCCCGGGGGCAAGGACTTCTGGGCCGAGGGCGAGCTGGCCGCGGACCTGGACGCGCTCCGGGCCGCCCTGAAGGACCATGAACAGTTCCGCCGGTGGATGCCGCACGTGACGGAGTCGCGCGTGCTGGCCCAGGAGCCCGGGGGCTCGCGCGTGACGTACACGCAGCTGGACCTGCCCATCGTCTCCAACCGGGACTACGTCCTGCGGGTCTCCGAGGAGGAGGGCCAGGACGCCGAGGGCCGGGCCACCTTCCTGCAGCGCTGGGCGCCCGCCCACGGGGTGGTGCCCGAGCGCCGGGGCGTGGTGCGGCTCTTGCGCAACATGGGCAGCTGGCACTTCACCGCCAAACCCGAGGGCGGCGTGCACTTCGTCTACCGCTTCACCGTGGAGGCCGGCGGCTCCGTGCCGAGCTTCCTCGCGAGCGTGGGGCAGATGGACGCCGTGGTGGAGACGGTGCGCGCCCTGGAGAAGCGCGCGCTCGCGCTCGCCCAGGAGACGCCCGCGCCCGCGCCCTAG
- a CDS encoding HAD-IG family 5'-nucleotidase, whose translation MIGHPAAPPPERGLFCNRTLNLRAIKAIGYDMDYTLIHYKVEVWEQRAYEHMRDRLVAQGWPVAHLRFDPALAMRGLIIDTDKGNLLKANRFGIVKKALHGTRPLSFEAQRDEYVHTLVDLHERRWVFLNTLFSLSEACLYAQVVDLLDEGKLGGPMGYNDLYEHVRRSLDATHMEGALKAEIIADPARYVQQDPDTALALLDQKNAGKKLLLITNSEWAYTLPMMHAAFDPYLPPGMTWRELFDVVIVSARKPEFFTSRASLFEVVTVEGQEGLLRPHTGPLKPGVPYFGGSAIEVERSLRMSGDEILYVGDHMFGDVHVSKNELRWRTALILRELEDEVRAISAFRATEARLAERMEQKERLEAEACQVRLELQRRRLGYTARDESLPGDEQLHARAAELRAQQEALDVELGPMARAASELSNPLWGLLTRAGNDKSHLARQVERYADIYTSRVSNFLFATPFVYLRSPRGSLPHDPTLPGGTPVFPTSPQGGEGGAP comes from the coding sequence ATGATTGGCCATCCGGCAGCCCCTCCTCCCGAGCGCGGGCTCTTCTGCAACCGCACCCTCAACCTGAGGGCCATCAAGGCCATCGGGTACGACATGGACTACACCCTCATCCACTACAAGGTGGAGGTGTGGGAGCAACGCGCCTACGAGCACATGCGCGACCGGCTCGTCGCCCAGGGCTGGCCCGTGGCCCACTTGCGCTTCGATCCGGCCTTGGCCATGCGCGGGCTCATCATCGACACCGACAAGGGCAACCTGCTCAAGGCCAACCGCTTCGGCATCGTGAAGAAGGCGCTGCACGGCACGCGGCCCCTGAGCTTCGAGGCCCAGCGCGACGAGTACGTGCACACGCTGGTGGACCTGCACGAGCGGCGCTGGGTGTTCCTCAACACGCTCTTCTCGCTGTCCGAGGCGTGTCTCTACGCGCAGGTGGTGGACCTGCTGGACGAGGGCAAGCTGGGCGGGCCCATGGGCTACAACGACCTCTACGAGCACGTGCGCCGCAGCCTGGACGCCACGCACATGGAGGGGGCGCTCAAGGCGGAGATCATCGCCGACCCGGCGCGCTACGTGCAGCAGGATCCGGACACGGCGCTCGCCTTGCTGGACCAGAAGAACGCGGGCAAGAAGCTCCTGCTCATCACCAACAGCGAGTGGGCCTACACCCTGCCCATGATGCACGCCGCGTTCGACCCCTACCTGCCCCCGGGCATGACGTGGCGCGAGCTGTTCGACGTGGTCATCGTCAGCGCGCGCAAGCCCGAGTTCTTCACCTCGCGCGCCTCGCTGTTCGAGGTGGTGACGGTCGAGGGCCAGGAGGGGCTCCTGCGGCCGCACACCGGGCCGCTCAAGCCGGGGGTGCCCTACTTCGGGGGCAGCGCCATCGAGGTGGAGCGCTCGCTGCGCATGAGCGGGGATGAAATCCTGTACGTGGGCGACCACATGTTCGGCGACGTGCACGTGAGCAAGAACGAGCTGCGCTGGCGCACGGCGCTCATCCTGCGCGAGCTGGAGGACGAGGTGCGCGCCATCAGCGCGTTCCGGGCCACCGAGGCGCGGCTGGCCGAGCGCATGGAGCAGAAGGAGCGGCTGGAGGCGGAGGCCTGCCAGGTGCGGCTGGAGCTGCAGCGGCGGCGGCTGGGGTACACCGCGCGCGACGAGAGCCTGCCCGGGGACGAGCAGTTGCACGCGCGCGCGGCGGAATTGCGTGCCCAGCAGGAGGCGCTGGACGTGGAGCTGGGGCCCATGGCGCGCGCCGCGAGCGAGCTGTCCAACCCCCTGTGGGGCCTGCTCACCCGGGCGGGCAACGACAAGAGCCACCTGGCGCGGCAGGTGGAGCGCTACGCGGACATCTATACGTCGCGCGTGAGCAACTTCCTGTTCGCCACGCCCTTCGTCTACCTGCGCAGCCCGCGCGGCAGCCTGCCGCACGACCCGACCCTGCCCGGCGGCACGCCCGTGTTCCCCACGTCGCCCCAGGGCGGCGAGGGCGGGGCGCCCTGA
- a CDS encoding type VI immunity family protein: MTPNLPYLRVQARNGEFLVRDGLSLCFYMRQPHEDIAAAVMEALAHYLRAVGESALGWYVDPEGDWQELDAAGWAYIHQHMRDSSPLLTLKDTPGGAGPYRFEYHGKSPHTPLVLQEPDAVSAVEFWLPTEILHERGSPWVRELALELGARLPFTSGHVGLSFNALDQLAGVSRELLPWCFRHPGMSPRESERLSWKLGTRVPGVHWLTFLSQPVLGELGGASGLRARLVSPGISVHELDPQRVLLTLGAEPDAGDTSSGHPLPLHREVARLLEPWLFHRPLPWGGFSPEDLRRWERRFLD; the protein is encoded by the coding sequence ATGACGCCCAACCTTCCGTACCTCCGCGTCCAGGCACGCAACGGAGAGTTCCTCGTCCGAGACGGCCTGAGCCTCTGCTTCTACATGCGACAGCCGCATGAGGACATCGCCGCGGCGGTCATGGAGGCGCTGGCGCACTACCTTCGCGCGGTGGGCGAGTCCGCGCTCGGCTGGTACGTGGACCCGGAAGGCGATTGGCAGGAGCTCGATGCCGCGGGCTGGGCGTACATCCATCAGCACATGAGGGACAGCAGTCCGCTCCTCACGCTCAAGGACACGCCAGGCGGCGCGGGTCCCTACCGCTTCGAGTACCACGGCAAATCACCCCACACGCCCCTCGTCCTCCAGGAGCCCGATGCGGTCAGCGCCGTCGAGTTCTGGCTGCCCACGGAGATCCTGCACGAGCGCGGTTCGCCCTGGGTGCGGGAGTTGGCGCTGGAGCTGGGTGCCCGCCTGCCGTTCACCTCGGGACACGTGGGACTGTCGTTCAACGCCTTGGATCAACTCGCGGGCGTGTCGCGCGAACTCCTGCCGTGGTGCTTCCGCCATCCCGGCATGAGTCCGAGAGAGAGTGAACGGCTCTCCTGGAAACTCGGCACGCGAGTGCCGGGCGTGCACTGGCTCACATTCCTGAGCCAGCCCGTGCTCGGCGAACTGGGCGGCGCCTCGGGGCTGCGCGCCCGCCTCGTCTCTCCCGGCATCTCCGTGCACGAGCTCGACCCCCAGCGTGTCCTGCTCACCCTGGGCGCCGAGCCCGACGCCGGTGACACCTCCTCGGGCCACCCCCTCCCCTTGCATCGAGAGGTCGCTCGCCTCCTGGAGCCCTGGCTCTTCCACCGCCCACTTCCCTGGGGTGGCTTCTCCCCCGAGGACCTGCGCCGCTGGGAGCGCCGCTTCCTCGACTGA
- a CDS encoding serine/threonine protein kinase — protein sequence MSPPRHPEQLGPGDWVGPYRIVERLELGAFGFAFLVERDGRQFALKMAARPLAPEDVDRVEARLRRDLATFERLDHPAFPRVLEWGRWPDARTGHTYFVTSHTRGHTFHEWRWRYRVSLHRAVGSLALLARSLELLHARGLCHRDLRADNVLVEEPSGVPFLTGFMESHVSGDWGPMEGVFPESLYRQPPELVAFLFSEPLESGTRRPPHPSEDLYAFGVLLYETLTHCRPFDNRLSLERLRDQVLRTPPVDPRRLEPFVPEALAGLCLRLLDKSPFARPAHAGVVREALERWLAEAPEVGPWREPGPRPSERDRMALLPEGVEPLEVPDWAAAPPVSATPREDVGEGRWFGLVGWGVGGLAATWLVARMLCEAPVTG from the coding sequence ATGAGTCCCCCCCGTCATCCGGAGCAACTGGGGCCCGGCGATTGGGTGGGGCCCTACCGCATCGTGGAGCGGCTGGAGCTGGGCGCGTTCGGCTTCGCCTTCCTGGTGGAGCGGGACGGGCGGCAGTTCGCGCTGAAGATGGCGGCGCGCCCCTTGGCCCCCGAGGACGTGGACCGGGTGGAGGCGCGGCTGCGGCGCGACCTGGCCACCTTCGAGCGGCTGGACCATCCGGCGTTCCCCCGGGTGCTCGAGTGGGGCCGGTGGCCCGACGCGCGCACGGGCCATACCTACTTCGTCACGTCCCATACCCGGGGCCACACCTTCCATGAGTGGCGGTGGCGCTACCGGGTGTCCCTGCACCGTGCGGTGGGGTCGCTGGCGCTGCTGGCGCGCTCGCTCGAATTGCTGCACGCGCGCGGCCTGTGCCACCGCGATCTCCGGGCGGACAACGTCCTGGTGGAGGAGCCCTCCGGCGTGCCCTTCCTCACCGGCTTCATGGAGTCGCATGTCTCGGGGGACTGGGGCCCGATGGAGGGGGTGTTCCCGGAGTCGCTGTACCGCCAGCCGCCCGAGCTCGTCGCCTTCCTGTTCTCCGAGCCGCTGGAGTCCGGCACGCGCCGACCCCCGCACCCCTCCGAGGACCTGTATGCGTTCGGGGTCCTGCTCTACGAGACGCTCACCCACTGCCGCCCCTTCGACAACCGGCTGTCCCTGGAGCGGCTGCGCGACCAGGTCCTGCGCACGCCGCCGGTGGATCCGCGTCGGCTCGAGCCGTTCGTTCCGGAGGCGCTGGCCGGGTTGTGTCTGCGCTTGCTGGACAAGTCGCCCTTCGCGAGGCCCGCCCACGCGGGGGTGGTGCGCGAGGCGTTGGAGCGCTGGCTGGCCGAGGCGCCGGAGGTGGGGCCGTGGCGGGAGCCGGGGCCGCGGCCCTCCGAGCGGGACCGCATGGCCCTGTTGCCCGAGGGGGTGGAGCCGCTGGAGGTGCCCGACTGGGCCGCCGCCCCGCCCGTGTCGGCCACTCCCCGGGAAGACGTGGGGGAGGGGCGGTGGTTCGGCCTCGTGGGGTGGGGGGTGGGCGGACTCGCGGCGACGTGGCTGGTCGCGCGGATGCTGTGTGAGGCCCCCGTCACGGGCTAG
- a CDS encoding FKBP-type peptidyl-prolyl cis-trans isomerase → MRKFLMVATLLVATGCQQQGSSGSAGGAGPTPQTDDQKTFYVLGSSLGRQIQVFDMSPEEVEFVKAGLTAQLTGKESEVDMQTYGPKLQELARTRSTARAEKEKEKSKAFLEEAAKEDGAQRAESGLIYKSLTEGTGPSPTASDVVKVNYRGTLPSGKEFDSSYKRNEPAQFPLNGVIRCWTEGVAKMKVGGKAKLVCPSDLAYGDRGTPGIPGGSALVFEVELLEIVPPAAPPPAPPAPPTPAPTTPPPAKK, encoded by the coding sequence ATGCGGAAGTTTCTTATGGTGGCGACGCTGCTCGTCGCGACGGGCTGTCAGCAGCAGGGCTCCAGCGGGAGCGCCGGTGGCGCGGGTCCGACGCCCCAGACGGACGACCAGAAGACGTTCTACGTGCTGGGCTCGTCCCTGGGCCGTCAGATCCAGGTGTTCGACATGTCGCCCGAGGAGGTCGAGTTCGTGAAGGCCGGCCTCACGGCGCAGCTGACCGGCAAGGAGTCCGAGGTCGACATGCAGACCTACGGCCCCAAGCTGCAGGAGCTGGCGCGCACCCGTTCCACGGCGCGCGCGGAGAAGGAGAAGGAGAAGTCCAAGGCCTTCCTGGAGGAGGCGGCCAAGGAGGACGGCGCCCAGCGCGCCGAGTCCGGCCTCATCTACAAGAGCCTCACCGAGGGCACCGGCCCGAGCCCCACGGCCAGTGACGTGGTGAAGGTGAACTACCGGGGCACGCTGCCGAGCGGCAAGGAGTTCGACAGCTCGTACAAGCGCAACGAGCCGGCCCAGTTCCCGCTCAACGGCGTCATCCGTTGCTGGACCGAGGGTGTGGCGAAGATGAAGGTGGGCGGCAAGGCCAAGCTCGTGTGCCCGTCCGACCTGGCCTACGGCGACCGCGGCACCCCGGGCATCCCGGGCGGCTCGGCGCTGGTGTTCGAGGTGGAGCTGCTGGAGATCGTGCCCCCCGCGGCGCCGCCTCCCGCCCCGCCGGCGCCCCCGACCCCGGCCCCGACGACGCCCCCGCCCGCCAAGAAGTAG
- a CDS encoding ATP-binding protein yields MQARQSPRTSVLLVDDQPADLAMLERHLQPFTLHVVKCASGEEALARWEDEDFALVLMDVRLPGLDGIETARCLRAQSMLRPVPLIFLTGGDSEEDRVARGYETGGADWLRKPVDPRVLRAKVAVFVELHREREDLRHQQAAMRERAREVLEAKRERAETRRLRAESERERLVVELREAVRLRDEFLSVASHELRTPMTPLSLRLQLMRQELKKQPLPLERLMSHLDSADAQVKRMTSLMDSLLDATRITSGRLSLRREQDVNLAAIVRDVVTGFEAQAARAGCALELDLPPRVLGEWDVLRLEQIITNLVSNALKFGAGHTVSLRLEDLGDWVRLSVRDEGIGMDDSVRARLFGRFERGVSERHYGGLGLGLFITRQVVEALGGRILVDSTPGQGSRFTVELPRTPPPMTGVAGGGAGA; encoded by the coding sequence GTGCAAGCAAGGCAGAGCCCGCGCACCAGCGTCCTGCTGGTGGATGACCAGCCAGCCGACCTGGCGATGCTCGAGCGCCATCTCCAGCCCTTCACCCTGCATGTGGTCAAATGCGCCTCGGGCGAAGAGGCCCTCGCCCGCTGGGAGGACGAGGACTTCGCCCTGGTGCTCATGGACGTGCGCCTGCCTGGACTCGACGGCATTGAGACGGCCCGGTGCCTGCGCGCCCAGTCCATGCTGCGCCCCGTGCCGCTCATCTTCCTCACCGGCGGTGACAGCGAGGAGGATCGCGTCGCCCGGGGCTACGAGACCGGGGGCGCCGACTGGCTGCGCAAGCCCGTGGACCCCCGCGTCCTGCGCGCCAAGGTGGCCGTCTTCGTGGAGCTGCACCGCGAGCGCGAGGACCTGCGCCACCAGCAGGCGGCCATGCGCGAGCGGGCGCGCGAGGTGCTGGAGGCCAAGCGCGAGCGCGCCGAGACGCGGCGCCTGCGCGCCGAGAGCGAGCGCGAGCGCCTGGTGGTGGAGCTGCGCGAGGCGGTGCGCCTGCGCGACGAGTTCCTCTCCGTGGCGAGCCACGAGCTGCGCACCCCCATGACGCCCCTGTCCCTGCGCCTGCAGCTCATGCGCCAGGAGCTCAAGAAACAGCCCCTGCCGCTCGAGCGGCTGATGAGCCACCTGGACTCGGCCGACGCCCAGGTCAAGCGCATGACGAGCCTCATGGACAGCCTGCTGGACGCCACGCGCATCACCAGCGGCCGGCTGTCCCTGCGCCGCGAGCAGGACGTCAACCTGGCGGCCATCGTGCGCGACGTGGTCACCGGCTTCGAGGCCCAGGCGGCGCGCGCCGGGTGCGCGCTGGAGCTGGACCTGCCCCCCCGCGTGCTCGGCGAGTGGGACGTGCTCCGGCTCGAGCAGATCATCACCAACCTGGTGTCCAACGCCCTCAAGTTCGGCGCCGGCCACACGGTGAGCCTGCGGCTGGAGGATCTCGGGGACTGGGTGCGCCTGAGCGTGCGCGACGAGGGCATCGGCATGGACGACTCCGTGCGCGCGCGGCTCTTCGGCCGCTTCGAGCGCGGCGTGTCCGAGCGGCACTACGGCGGCCTGGGCCTGGGCCTGTTCATCACCCGCCAGGTGGTGGAGGCCCTGGGCGGGCGCATCCTCGTGGACAGCACGCCCGGCCAGGGCTCGCGCTTCACCGTCGAGCTGCCCCGCACCCCTCCGCCGATGACCGGCGTGGCCGGAGGAGGCGCGGGCGCATGA
- a CDS encoding type VI immunity family protein, with protein sequence MNPIPQIRCHAKNGALVVREGVSICFYLRQHHRDLRPAILQSLDTYLRAVGHGSLGWYTDAEGDWQELDPTGWAAVHQELDQDTAFLHLTDTPNGASQYAVDYRGMEVHDTDAVCALCFWLPTEQLVQRGAPWLRALALALAAPLPFNSGHAGLAFSALTQLAGVSSTLRPWCFQHPGMDVPDPGGLAHRLGTRVPGVHWLTFLGPPVLGELGGASGLRARLVSPDISVHELDPQRVLLTLGAEPDAGDTSVGHHLPLHREVARLLEPWLFHRPLPWGGFSPEDLRRWERRFLD encoded by the coding sequence ATGAATCCCATTCCCCAGATCAGATGCCATGCGAAGAATGGCGCGCTCGTCGTCAGGGAAGGCGTGAGCATCTGCTTCTATCTGCGCCAGCACCATCGGGACCTCCGCCCGGCGATCCTCCAGTCGTTGGACACCTACCTGCGCGCGGTGGGGCACGGCTCACTCGGTTGGTACACGGACGCCGAGGGTGATTGGCAAGAACTCGATCCGACGGGCTGGGCGGCCGTCCACCAAGAACTGGACCAGGACACGGCCTTCCTCCACCTGACCGACACGCCGAACGGAGCCAGCCAATACGCTGTCGACTACCGAGGAATGGAGGTCCATGACACGGACGCGGTCTGTGCGCTCTGCTTCTGGCTGCCCACCGAACAGCTCGTTCAACGCGGAGCCCCTTGGCTGAGAGCGCTGGCGCTGGCATTGGCCGCGCCATTGCCCTTCAACTCCGGTCATGCGGGTCTCGCCTTCAGCGCATTGACCCAGCTCGCCGGAGTCTCCTCGACCCTTCGTCCGTGGTGCTTCCAGCATCCAGGCATGGATGTGCCCGATCCGGGAGGGCTGGCGCATCGGCTCGGCACGCGGGTGCCGGGCGTGCATTGGCTCACCTTCCTGGGCCCGCCCGTGCTCGGCGAACTGGGCGGCGCCTCGGGGCTGCGTGCCCGCCTCGTCTCTCCCGACATCTCCGTGCACGAGTTGGACCCCCAGCGCGTCCTGCTCACCCTGGGCGCCGAGCCCGACGCCGGTGACACCTCCGTGGGCCACCACCTCCCCCTGCACCGCGAGGTCGCTCGCCTCCTGGAGCCCTGGCTCTTCCACCGCCCACTTCCCTGGGGTGGCTTCTCCCCCGAGGACCTGCGCCGCTGGGAGCGCCGCTTCCTCGACTAG
- a CDS encoding type II secretion system protein GspG yields MISSHPKPNWTAWARDVVRFVLATLALLTCLVLGGLLCLAAWLSVHPFPMLVEAKVDRARMDIRTLRNALKQHHTTHQRYPTTAEGFQPLVKAGLLERLPVDPWGNPYGHTLHPWGPLLWTLGADGLSGGEAEDADLFSEG; encoded by the coding sequence ATGATCTCCAGTCACCCGAAGCCGAACTGGACGGCGTGGGCGCGCGATGTGGTGCGCTTTGTCCTGGCCACCCTGGCCCTCCTGACCTGCCTCGTGCTGGGCGGCCTGCTGTGCCTCGCTGCCTGGCTCTCCGTCCATCCCTTCCCCATGCTCGTCGAGGCGAAGGTGGACAGGGCGCGCATGGACATCCGAACCCTCCGGAATGCCTTGAAGCAACACCACACGACCCATCAGCGCTACCCCACCACGGCCGAGGGCTTCCAGCCGCTCGTGAAGGCCGGACTCCTCGAGCGGCTCCCCGTCGACCCCTGGGGGAATCCCTATGGGCATACCCTCCACCCGTGGGGCCCCCTGCTTTGGACCCTCGGCGCGGACGGCCTCTCCGGCGGCGAGGCGG
- a CDS encoding CAP domain-containing protein, giving the protein MNRLLALCMSCLTLSATGCGESEPVPTPHAESADSPLATEMVAAHNAARAGATPPPQPALAGLTWSTEAAAVAQAYAARCEFEHNKNRGPYGENLAAAAPPGTKTDAQVVEDWVSEAADYSYTKNTCASGKVCGHYTQVVWRKTTEVGCATVICTENSPFGARFPTWQLWVCNYAPPGNYAGQRPY; this is encoded by the coding sequence ATGAACCGACTGCTCGCCCTGTGCATGTCCTGTCTGACGCTGAGCGCCACGGGCTGTGGCGAGAGCGAACCGGTCCCCACCCCTCACGCCGAGAGCGCCGACAGCCCCCTGGCCACCGAGATGGTCGCCGCCCACAACGCGGCGCGCGCCGGGGCCACCCCCCCGCCCCAACCCGCCCTGGCCGGCCTCACCTGGTCGACCGAGGCCGCCGCGGTGGCCCAGGCCTACGCGGCGCGGTGCGAGTTCGAGCACAACAAGAACCGCGGCCCCTATGGCGAGAACCTGGCCGCGGCGGCGCCGCCGGGCACGAAGACGGACGCCCAGGTGGTGGAGGATTGGGTGTCCGAGGCCGCCGATTATTCGTACACCAAGAATACCTGCGCCTCGGGCAAGGTCTGTGGCCACTACACGCAGGTGGTGTGGCGCAAGACGACCGAGGTGGGGTGCGCCACGGTCATCTGCACGGAGAATTCTCCCTTCGGCGCGCGCTTCCCCACGTGGCAGCTCTGGGTGTGCAACTACGCGCCCCCGGGCAACTACGCGGGCCAGCGGCCCTACTGA
- a CDS encoding S1 family peptidase, whose product MRSGLGALGLGLLGACAPVTPGDVPARQVAAVVDGTAAPADDAVVALLARRVRCSGEPLTLLCSGALVAPDVVLTAAHCLEVFGPEGAYEVFLGERLPEDSGAEGRFVRVARAVRHPAYVPATHAWDVALLRLASPVDVPPLALPAPEDEGLMPGGLARVVGFGATKDPTLAGGTRRQGDLRVTQVDAASFRAGPAPAMSCVGDSGGPVLARDARGREVLVGITVSGDFACQREAVQVRVAALREGFLAPFLAEPPAPAGPVLAPGGLCAAPCTRDAECPSGLSCEVPEAGAPGQCLLHALQAGDYGARCTGDDTCGEAGPCVRLEPKGPEACRCFTACEPPPGDDAPRGCAAASGLLPWAVAAGAWRGGRRRTGPWARLTGRCRV is encoded by the coding sequence TTGAGGTCGGGGCTCGGGGCGCTGGGCCTGGGTCTGCTGGGCGCCTGCGCCCCCGTGACGCCCGGAGACGTGCCCGCGCGCCAGGTGGCCGCGGTGGTGGACGGCACGGCGGCGCCCGCGGACGACGCGGTGGTGGCGCTCCTCGCCCGGCGCGTGCGCTGCTCGGGCGAGCCGCTGACGCTCCTGTGCTCGGGGGCGCTCGTCGCTCCGGACGTGGTGCTCACGGCGGCGCACTGCCTGGAGGTGTTCGGTCCCGAGGGCGCCTACGAAGTCTTCCTCGGCGAGCGGCTGCCGGAGGACTCGGGCGCGGAGGGGCGCTTCGTGCGGGTGGCGCGGGCCGTGCGGCACCCGGCTTATGTGCCCGCGACGCATGCCTGGGACGTGGCGCTGCTGCGCCTGGCCTCGCCCGTGGACGTGCCGCCCCTGGCCCTGCCCGCCCCCGAGGACGAGGGCCTCATGCCGGGGGGCCTCGCGCGGGTGGTGGGCTTCGGGGCCACGAAGGACCCCACGCTCGCCGGGGGCACACGGCGTCAGGGCGACCTGCGGGTGACGCAGGTGGACGCCGCGTCCTTCCGCGCGGGTCCGGCCCCGGCGATGAGCTGCGTGGGGGACAGCGGTGGGCCCGTCCTGGCCCGCGATGCCCGAGGCCGGGAGGTGCTGGTGGGCATCACGGTGAGCGGGGACTTCGCCTGCCAGCGCGAGGCCGTCCAGGTCCGCGTGGCCGCGCTGCGTGAGGGCTTCCTCGCGCCCTTCCTCGCCGAGCCGCCCGCGCCCGCCGGGCCGGTGCTCGCGCCGGGCGGGTTGTGCGCCGCGCCGTGTACGCGCGACGCGGAGTGTCCCTCGGGCCTGTCCTGCGAGGTGCCCGAGGCGGGTGCCCCGGGCCAGTGCCTGCTGCACGCGCTGCAGGCCGGCGACTACGGCGCCCGCTGCACCGGGGATGACACCTGTGGCGAGGCGGGCCCCTGTGTCCGCCTGGAGCCGAAGGGCCCGGAGGCCTGCCGGTGCTTCACCGCCTGTGAGCCGCCTCCCGGAGACGACGCGCCCCGAGGCTGCGCGGCGGCGTCGGGCCTGCTGCCGTGGGCCGTGGCCGCCGGAGCCTGGCGCGGGGGGCGCCGGAGGACGGGCCCCTGGGCGCGCCTCACGGGGCGTTGCCGCGTTTGA